From the Chloroflexus aurantiacus J-10-fl genome, one window contains:
- a CDS encoding ABC transporter substrate-binding protein, with the protein MSHRTLLPLLLLVVLLVVTGCTNTAPTSTSPEVTKVTMRLQWLPQFQFAGYLVAEARGYYRDAGLDVTILPGGPDAIPLPLVATGADTFGSTGADTILISREQGIEVVALATWFQASPVAFMVHRDSGIRSPQDFVGRRVGMFYGDNVETEYRALLAATGVDPASVIEIPGDYSLAPFLERRADVWPVYATDQPYTARAAGADIDLILARDYGVELMGDVLFTTAEFARNNPNTVRAFVQATLRGWQEALNDPAAAIEIILARSPDFDRGHLEFEAAETIKLLRYGIGERCVGASDRAVWQKEAQLLRSLGVLKSDIDPETVLLTDAVDEYYRSQGIECR; encoded by the coding sequence ATGTCACACCGTACCTTACTACCATTACTCCTGCTTGTGGTGTTGCTTGTCGTTACCGGTTGTACGAACACAGCCCCAACCAGCACGTCGCCGGAAGTGACGAAGGTCACGATGCGATTGCAATGGCTGCCCCAGTTTCAGTTTGCCGGCTATCTGGTTGCCGAAGCACGCGGCTACTACCGCGATGCCGGCCTGGATGTGACCATCTTGCCCGGTGGACCTGATGCCATACCGCTGCCGCTGGTTGCGACCGGGGCCGACACCTTCGGTAGCACCGGGGCCGATACGATTCTGATCAGTCGCGAACAAGGCATCGAGGTTGTCGCACTGGCAACCTGGTTTCAGGCCAGCCCGGTCGCGTTTATGGTGCATCGTGACAGCGGTATTCGCTCACCGCAAGACTTCGTTGGGCGTCGGGTCGGTATGTTCTACGGCGACAATGTTGAAACCGAATATCGGGCATTGCTGGCAGCTACCGGTGTGGATCCGGCCAGCGTCATCGAAATACCAGGCGATTACAGCCTGGCCCCCTTTCTCGAACGGCGCGCCGATGTCTGGCCGGTGTATGCAACCGACCAGCCGTATACGGCCCGTGCTGCCGGCGCTGATATTGATCTGATCCTTGCCCGTGATTACGGTGTTGAGCTGATGGGTGATGTGCTCTTTACCACAGCCGAGTTTGCCCGCAACAATCCGAATACAGTACGTGCGTTTGTGCAGGCTACGTTACGCGGCTGGCAAGAGGCATTGAATGATCCGGCAGCCGCTATCGAAATCATACTGGCCCGCAGCCCTGACTTCGACCGCGGTCATCTGGAGTTTGAAGCCGCCGAAACGATCAAGCTGCTCCGCTACGGGATCGGCGAGCGCTGTGTTGGCGCCAGTGATCGTGCAGTGTGGCAGAAAGAGGCGCAACTGCTGCGCTCGTTAGGTGTGCTGAAGAGCGATATCGATCCCGAAACTGTTTTACTCACCGACGCGGTTGATGAGTACTACCGCTCACAAGGCATTGAATGCCGATAA
- a CDS encoding ABC transporter permease — MVKTTPHNLFRRLGPALLLGVALVIGLEWGLPAAGIPAYLLPTPSRVINAALQPEVRLIYHTGATASAALLGLAIGICIALTLAIAFIFVRPLEDALYPWILLGQSLPSVALAPLLTIWLGDGIAPRAAMAALFASFPLLIATISGLRRPAPEQLAMMQAYGASQWQILRMLRLPAALPFIFSGLRVAGALAVIGALVGELAGAGRGLGYLITTSTYRLATDRAFAAVAAAAGLALVLHGIFLLLERIIVFWERER, encoded by the coding sequence ATGGTTAAGACCACACCGCACAACCTGTTTCGCCGCCTGGGACCAGCACTGTTGCTCGGTGTTGCCCTCGTGATTGGGCTAGAGTGGGGACTGCCGGCTGCCGGTATTCCGGCTTACCTGCTCCCAACCCCATCGCGCGTAATAAACGCTGCACTTCAGCCTGAAGTGCGGCTGATATACCATACCGGTGCTACCGCCAGCGCCGCGCTCCTTGGGCTGGCAATCGGTATTTGTATCGCGCTTACCCTGGCCATCGCCTTCATCTTTGTCCGTCCGCTGGAAGATGCCCTCTACCCGTGGATTCTGCTCGGACAAAGCCTGCCTTCGGTTGCGCTGGCCCCACTGCTTACCATCTGGTTGGGTGACGGCATTGCCCCTCGTGCTGCGATGGCAGCACTCTTTGCCAGCTTCCCGTTGCTTATTGCCACCATCAGCGGTCTGCGGCGTCCGGCACCCGAACAACTGGCCATGATGCAGGCTTATGGCGCTTCACAATGGCAAATCTTGCGGATGCTTCGTTTGCCGGCAGCGCTTCCATTCATCTTCAGTGGATTGCGCGTCGCCGGTGCGCTGGCCGTTATTGGGGCGCTGGTTGGTGAACTGGCCGGTGCAGGGCGAGGTCTAGGCTACCTGATTACGACCTCTACCTACCGGCTAGCCACAGATCGAGCCTTTGCTGCTGTCGCGGCAGCCGCCGGCTTAGCACTGGTATTACACGGTATTTTTCTTCTACTTGAACGGATCATTGTGTTCTGGGAACGGGAACGGTAA
- a CDS encoding alpha-amylase family glycosyl hydrolase — protein sequence MHDWERIQREAARSLTRLLPRVAQAFAEAGGAAGEWNVFEQRLRREWPRLFELLFGLYGTQYDFFYHLEQLLLAMAQSWLKRPDWLKQRDALREADTEWFQSERMMGGVLYVDRFCGTLARLREFIPYFRELGLTYLHLMPLFEAPEGNNDGGYAVSSYRRVNPHIGTTAELADLARELDTAGISLVLDFVFNHTSDEHEWARRAQAGDPDYQEFYFLFPDRTMPDAYERTLREIFPTVRRGSFTWRPDMQRWVWTTFNSFQWDLNYANPAVFRAMAAEMLFLANLGVAVLRLDAVPFIWKRMGTNCENQPEAHRIIQAFNAIARITAPALLFKSEAIVHPDDVLSYVSPQECQLSYNPLLMALLWETLATREVKLLAHSLSHRFRLPPGCAWINYLRSHDDIGWTFDDNDARAVGIDPWGHRQFLNAFYTGRFPGSFARGLPFQENPDTGDARVSGTLASLAGLEQALAGGDPQAIDIAIRRIILLHSIVLSIGGIPLIYLGDEVGTLNDYGYVSDPAKADDSRWVHRPLRNQVAMDQRHDPTTIPGRIFSTLTRLIHLRTSLPALRDGMMEVVRSDNRHVLAYVRQTGSQRVLVLANFSEYPQSIAGNLLRMYGPGLELFDLIQEQPVSATTALTLQPYQFVWLTPSWQR from the coding sequence ATGCACGATTGGGAACGAATTCAACGGGAAGCAGCACGGTCATTGACCAGACTATTACCGCGGGTTGCGCAGGCATTTGCCGAAGCCGGTGGCGCTGCGGGGGAATGGAATGTATTTGAGCAACGCCTGCGGCGAGAGTGGCCGCGCCTCTTTGAATTGCTATTCGGTCTCTACGGTACGCAATATGACTTCTTCTACCACCTTGAACAATTGTTGCTGGCAATGGCGCAGAGCTGGTTGAAACGACCGGATTGGCTCAAACAGCGTGATGCGTTGCGTGAAGCTGATACCGAGTGGTTTCAATCGGAACGCATGATGGGGGGTGTCCTCTACGTTGATCGTTTCTGCGGGACACTTGCCCGTTTGCGCGAGTTTATTCCATATTTTCGCGAGCTGGGATTAACCTACCTTCACCTCATGCCCCTGTTTGAAGCGCCGGAGGGCAACAACGATGGTGGCTATGCGGTAAGTAGTTACCGACGGGTTAATCCACATATCGGGACAACTGCCGAACTGGCCGATCTGGCTCGTGAGCTTGATACTGCTGGGATTAGTCTTGTGCTCGATTTTGTGTTTAACCACACATCTGACGAGCATGAGTGGGCGCGACGGGCGCAGGCCGGTGACCCCGATTATCAAGAGTTTTACTTCCTCTTCCCGGATCGAACCATGCCTGATGCCTATGAGCGGACATTGCGCGAAATTTTTCCAACCGTGCGACGCGGGAGCTTCACGTGGCGGCCCGATATGCAGCGCTGGGTTTGGACAACCTTTAACAGTTTTCAGTGGGATCTCAATTACGCCAATCCGGCAGTGTTTCGGGCAATGGCTGCCGAGATGCTCTTCCTGGCCAATCTCGGCGTGGCTGTGTTGCGCCTCGATGCTGTCCCCTTCATCTGGAAGCGAATGGGAACAAATTGCGAGAATCAACCAGAAGCCCACCGGATTATTCAAGCCTTCAACGCGATTGCGCGGATCACAGCGCCAGCTCTGCTCTTCAAATCGGAGGCGATTGTCCATCCCGATGACGTGCTAAGTTACGTCAGTCCACAGGAGTGTCAGCTCTCGTACAATCCACTGCTGATGGCATTGCTCTGGGAGACGCTGGCGACGCGGGAAGTCAAGCTACTGGCACATTCCCTCAGCCATCGCTTCCGTCTACCGCCCGGATGTGCCTGGATCAATTACCTGCGCTCACACGATGATATTGGCTGGACATTTGATGATAACGATGCCCGTGCGGTGGGGATCGATCCCTGGGGGCATCGCCAGTTTCTGAATGCCTTCTACACCGGACGCTTTCCCGGTTCGTTTGCCCGTGGGTTGCCATTTCAAGAAAACCCCGATACCGGTGATGCGCGCGTGTCCGGTACGCTGGCATCGCTGGCAGGTCTCGAACAGGCACTGGCTGGCGGCGACCCCCAGGCCATTGACATAGCAATTCGCCGGATTATCCTGCTTCACAGCATTGTGCTGAGTATCGGTGGTATTCCGTTGATCTACCTTGGCGATGAGGTTGGCACGCTCAATGATTACGGGTACGTAAGCGACCCGGCGAAGGCTGACGATAGTCGCTGGGTGCATCGTCCGTTGCGCAATCAGGTCGCGATGGATCAACGCCACGACCCGACAACGATACCTGGTCGGATCTTCAGTACGTTAACCCGACTGATCCATCTACGAACCTCCCTGCCGGCACTGCGCGATGGCATGATGGAGGTTGTGCGCAGCGATAACCGCCACGTGCTGGCCTATGTGCGCCAAACCGGATCGCAGCGAGTACTGGTACTGGCCAATTTCTCGGAATATCCTCAGTCAATAGCCGGGAACCTGCTGCGTATGTACGGCCCTGGTCTTGAACTCTTCGACCTGATCCAGGAACAGCCGGTATCGGCCACAACAGCACTGACTCTACAGCCGTATCAGTTTGTCTGGCTAACGCCGTCGTGGCAGAGATAA
- a CDS encoding metal-sensitive transcriptional regulator produces MSTGVRPLAPERRDEVLRRLRRIEGQVRGIQRMVAEGRDCRDIVHQIAAIRQALASANSVVLECYAQHCLNDAENCRAETINELIELFKDAC; encoded by the coding sequence ATGAGCACGGGGGTTCGTCCGCTTGCGCCAGAACGACGCGACGAAGTGTTACGGCGTTTACGGCGAATCGAGGGTCAGGTGCGCGGTATCCAACGGATGGTTGCCGAAGGCCGCGATTGCCGTGACATTGTTCACCAGATCGCAGCAATTCGGCAGGCCCTGGCCAGTGCGAATAGTGTTGTGCTGGAATGTTATGCCCAACACTGTCTAAACGACGCAGAAAACTGTCGAGCTGAGACGATTAACGAGTTGATAGAGCTGTTCAAGGACGCTTGTTAG
- the trxA gene encoding thioredoxin gives MWRRNNSMAKPIEVHDSDFAEKVLKSKTPVVVDFWAPWCGPCRVIAPILDKLAGEYAGRLTIAKVNTDDNVQYASQLGIQGIPTLVIFKDGREVGRLVGARPEAMYREIFDKVLAMA, from the coding sequence CTGTGGAGGAGGAATAATTCAATGGCTAAGCCGATTGAGGTACACGACTCGGATTTTGCCGAGAAAGTTTTGAAGTCGAAAACGCCGGTTGTGGTTGACTTTTGGGCACCGTGGTGTGGGCCGTGTCGCGTGATTGCACCGATTCTCGATAAACTGGCCGGCGAATACGCAGGCCGTTTGACTATTGCCAAGGTCAATACAGACGATAATGTTCAGTATGCCTCGCAGCTCGGTATTCAGGGTATCCCAACGCTGGTTATCTTCAAGGATGGCCGCGAGGTAGGCCGCCTGGTCGGCGCTCGACCAGAAGCGATGTACCGCGAAATCTTTGATAAAGTTCTGGCAATGGCGTGA
- a CDS encoding metal-dependent hydrolase produces MATLGRNVTITLIGHGTFHLTTPEGRNILIDAWVDGNPVCPEPWKARVRENLAAIFVTHGHFDHIADLVDLARETGATVVCQYDMVPYLEGEGIPAAQLVGFNKGGTVTVADVRATMTTAHHSSTIYENGQIINLGTAAGYVLRFSNGFTVYHTGDTCVTMDMQIIGELYRPDLVILPIGDHFTMDPRQAAYALKLIGAKYAIPEHYGTFPILTGTPEALIEHCREFGVTTEVIALKPGESVS; encoded by the coding sequence TTGGCAACGCTCGGACGCAATGTCACGATCACACTGATCGGTCATGGCACCTTCCATCTAACCACACCGGAAGGTCGCAACATCTTGATTGATGCCTGGGTTGATGGAAACCCGGTCTGTCCAGAGCCATGGAAAGCGCGTGTGCGCGAGAATCTGGCTGCCATCTTCGTTACCCACGGCCATTTCGACCATATTGCCGATCTGGTTGATCTGGCCCGTGAAACCGGGGCAACGGTTGTGTGTCAGTACGATATGGTTCCGTACCTGGAAGGCGAAGGTATTCCGGCAGCGCAGTTAGTTGGCTTCAACAAAGGTGGCACGGTTACTGTAGCCGATGTACGGGCAACGATGACGACCGCTCACCATTCGAGTACCATTTACGAGAATGGCCAGATCATCAATCTGGGAACGGCTGCCGGTTATGTATTGCGCTTTAGCAACGGCTTTACGGTCTACCACACTGGCGATACCTGTGTCACGATGGATATGCAGATCATCGGTGAGCTGTATCGCCCCGATCTGGTGATCCTGCCTATCGGTGACCACTTTACAATGGATCCCCGACAGGCGGCATACGCACTGAAGCTAATCGGAGCGAAATACGCGATTCCTGAGCATTACGGTACCTTCCCCATCTTAACCGGTACCCCGGAGGCGTTGATCGAGCATTGCCGTGAATTTGGGGTGACGACCGAGGTGATCGCGCTGAAGCCCGGCGAGTCGGTCAGTTAA
- the glyA gene encoding serine hydroxymethyltransferase translates to MLEHLRATDPIIADLIEREAQRQRQGLELIASENYTSLAVMEAQGSVLTNKYAEGLPGRRYYGGCEFVDAIEQLAIERACQLFGTSHANVQPHSGAQANIAVFTALLQPGDTILGMRLDHGGHLTHGSPVNFSGKWYNVHFYGVDAQTGQIDYDDLASKARAIRPKLITSGVSAYPRIIDFARMRQIADEVGALLMADIAHIAGLVAAGEHPSPVGHAHVITTTTHKTLRGPRGGLILMGDDFAKQLNSSVFPGTQGGPLMHVIAGKAVAFGEALRPEFRQYAAQIRRNARALAEGLMAQGLTLVSGGTDNHLMLVDLRSTGLTGAQAQRALDKAAITVNKNAIPDDPQPPMKTSGIRIGTPAVTTRGMREPEMAQIAAWIGEVLMYPDDEARLNRIAGEVADLCRHFPVPADMVQVRG, encoded by the coding sequence ATGCTTGAACATCTTCGAGCAACTGATCCGATCATCGCCGATCTGATCGAGCGGGAAGCGCAACGCCAGCGCCAGGGTCTGGAGTTAATCGCCAGCGAGAACTATACCAGCCTGGCGGTGATGGAGGCGCAGGGATCGGTCTTGACCAATAAGTACGCAGAGGGTTTGCCCGGTCGGCGATATTACGGTGGTTGCGAGTTTGTTGACGCCATCGAGCAACTGGCTATTGAACGGGCCTGTCAGTTGTTCGGCACGTCCCACGCTAATGTGCAACCGCACAGTGGGGCGCAGGCCAATATCGCCGTGTTTACGGCTCTGCTCCAGCCCGGTGATACCATTCTCGGTATGCGCCTGGATCACGGTGGGCATCTGACGCACGGTAGCCCGGTCAATTTCTCCGGTAAGTGGTACAACGTCCATTTCTACGGTGTGGACGCGCAAACCGGTCAGATCGACTATGACGATCTGGCAAGCAAAGCACGGGCAATCCGGCCAAAGCTCATCACGTCGGGAGTAAGTGCATACCCGCGTATCATCGATTTTGCCCGGATGCGTCAGATCGCCGATGAGGTTGGCGCCCTGTTGATGGCCGATATTGCCCATATCGCCGGTCTGGTGGCTGCCGGCGAGCATCCATCACCCGTCGGTCACGCTCATGTGATTACCACAACTACCCATAAGACGTTACGCGGGCCACGGGGCGGCTTGATCTTGATGGGTGATGATTTTGCGAAACAACTCAACTCAAGCGTCTTCCCCGGTACGCAGGGTGGGCCATTGATGCACGTGATCGCCGGTAAGGCAGTTGCTTTCGGTGAAGCATTGCGGCCTGAGTTCAGGCAGTATGCGGCGCAAATCCGCCGCAATGCCCGTGCGCTGGCCGAGGGATTGATGGCGCAGGGGCTGACCCTGGTTAGCGGTGGGACTGATAATCATCTGATGCTGGTCGATCTGCGCAGTACGGGCCTAACCGGCGCACAGGCACAGCGCGCACTTGATAAAGCGGCGATTACGGTCAACAAAAATGCCATCCCCGATGATCCACAACCGCCAATGAAGACGAGTGGGATTCGGATCGGGACACCCGCGGTAACGACCCGCGGTATGCGCGAACCAGAGATGGCTCAGATTGCGGCCTGGATTGGCGAGGTGCTGATGTACCCCGATGATGAAGCCCGCCTGAATCGGATCGCAGGCGAAGTCGCCGATTTGTGCCGGCATTTCCCGGTGCCTGCTGATATGGTGCAGGTACGGGGGTAA
- a CDS encoding peptidase MA family metallohydrolase, giving the protein MNCLVTTIMIRLRLWLIALGALCVFLSGSVALAQPTWVEQSTTHFRIIYTPDDATIADRYAPIIDDLYNELSTIFEFRPVTPLTLRLYPTSNAYFAANPAARNVPGVIAHADFRRREVVVIVERARLQDEVSQLNNLRHELTHIFAAELSDGKLNVGLQEGIAQYMELPGPDRDGKLAILRALWQRNELWPWAVLDDRNAIYGQPELSYPQTWSIVTFLIERDGFERFRQFLTTLAESSGYRSAISDVYGVSTTTLEAEWRAWLPGFLQIEADQMRPVSIDLEPVQQLIAAGDYEAALREAERLRTIADEETQPTLAALQAQAQTGLRANQLTVAARTALLQGEYEQAERLIGQAEQAYREIGDQRQMTILAEYRARVARGLQASETLRRASEQARQLDLAGASANAETAAREFAALGDEVRRDNALALRRSLAAQQRTIAVALLFLGAAVLSIRLISRQLMTPSRPW; this is encoded by the coding sequence ATGAACTGTTTGGTAACTACGATTATGATCAGATTACGACTCTGGCTGATTGCCCTTGGCGCTCTCTGCGTCTTCTTAAGCGGGAGTGTAGCTCTTGCTCAACCCACGTGGGTCGAGCAGAGTACGACCCACTTTCGGATCATTTACACTCCTGATGATGCGACGATTGCAGACAGGTATGCTCCTATTATTGACGATCTCTATAACGAGCTTAGCACCATTTTTGAGTTTCGTCCGGTGACGCCGCTCACCTTACGATTGTATCCTACCAGTAATGCGTACTTCGCCGCCAATCCGGCAGCCCGCAACGTTCCAGGGGTGATTGCCCATGCCGATTTTCGGCGTCGTGAAGTTGTGGTGATTGTCGAAAGGGCGCGATTACAGGATGAAGTCTCTCAGCTCAACAATCTACGCCACGAGTTGACCCATATCTTCGCTGCGGAATTGAGCGACGGCAAACTGAACGTGGGTTTGCAGGAAGGGATTGCGCAGTATATGGAGTTGCCGGGGCCGGATCGCGATGGTAAGCTGGCGATATTGCGTGCCCTCTGGCAACGGAATGAGTTGTGGCCGTGGGCTGTGCTCGATGATCGAAATGCGATCTATGGTCAACCCGAATTGAGCTATCCACAGACCTGGTCAATCGTCACGTTTTTAATTGAGCGTGATGGTTTTGAGCGGTTCCGGCAATTTCTTACCACTCTGGCTGAAAGCAGCGGCTACCGGTCGGCAATCTCTGACGTGTACGGTGTCTCAACCACAACCCTCGAAGCCGAATGGCGCGCCTGGCTGCCCGGTTTTCTCCAGATCGAAGCCGACCAGATGCGGCCAGTGAGCATTGATCTAGAGCCAGTACAACAGTTGATCGCGGCAGGTGATTACGAAGCGGCACTCCGTGAAGCAGAACGGCTCAGGACGATTGCGGATGAAGAGACGCAACCGACCCTCGCTGCGCTACAGGCGCAAGCCCAAACCGGCCTGCGGGCCAATCAACTGACCGTAGCAGCTCGCACTGCATTGCTGCAAGGAGAATACGAGCAGGCAGAGCGGTTGATCGGGCAGGCAGAGCAGGCTTACCGCGAGATCGGGGATCAGCGGCAAATGACGATTCTTGCCGAATACCGGGCCCGCGTCGCACGTGGCTTACAGGCAAGTGAGACGTTACGCCGGGCAAGTGAACAGGCACGCCAGCTAGATCTGGCCGGCGCCAGTGCCAACGCTGAAACGGCGGCTCGCGAGTTTGCCGCTCTCGGTGATGAAGTACGCCGCGACAACGCATTGGCCCTGCGTCGTAGTCTGGCTGCCCAGCAACGCACGATTGCTGTGGCTTTGCTCTTCCTCGGTGCGGCTGTTTTGTCCATTCGGTTGATCAGCCGCCAGCTTATGACACCTTCCCGACCGTGGTGA
- a CDS encoding DUF3095 domain-containing protein, whose amino-acid sequence MTIDFFARLPTMSRFGEITDLNAYQPLPADWTVFICDVRGSTRAVAEGRYKEVNMIGAATITAALNVAGEIEIPFVFGGDGASIAVPPTLAETTAQALSAVSALSQQAFNLELRVGAVPVTTITNAGYQVLVGRLALTQQVVQAVFSGGGISYAEQLIKDEVCAEERLIHPGDADAANLSGLECRWDTIPPAHGAALCLIVQASLRSDPIGSMTVYRSIIEAIEQIYGGDQAYHPLHYTMMQASAKPGRLWPEARLRGGDGRLAQLRYWAQIYGLNLGVRGYRWLQRLRGEDPWWDRYRQHVTAAADYRKYDDALRMIISGPDERHDQLLELLHSRFSAGDLVFGAHRSPEVMLTCLVFERMGRQIHFVDGADGGFTLAARDLKQRLRAINQSAELINNQG is encoded by the coding sequence ATGACAATAGATTTCTTTGCCCGCCTTCCTACGATGAGCAGATTCGGTGAGATTACCGATCTGAATGCTTATCAGCCGTTACCCGCCGACTGGACCGTCTTCATTTGCGATGTGCGTGGGTCAACACGGGCCGTCGCTGAAGGCCGGTATAAGGAGGTCAATATGATCGGTGCGGCAACAATTACAGCCGCACTGAATGTTGCCGGTGAGATAGAGATTCCGTTTGTGTTTGGAGGTGACGGGGCGTCAATTGCTGTACCACCGACTCTGGCTGAAACGACTGCGCAAGCCTTAAGCGCGGTAAGTGCGCTCTCGCAACAGGCGTTTAACCTGGAGTTACGGGTTGGGGCAGTGCCGGTGACCACAATCACGAATGCCGGCTATCAGGTGCTGGTCGGTCGACTGGCACTGACGCAACAGGTGGTGCAGGCGGTATTTAGTGGCGGTGGGATCAGTTATGCCGAGCAATTGATCAAAGATGAAGTTTGTGCTGAAGAGCGTTTAATCCATCCCGGTGATGCGGATGCTGCCAATTTGAGTGGCCTTGAATGTCGGTGGGATACTATTCCGCCAGCGCATGGAGCCGCATTGTGCCTGATCGTCCAGGCCAGCCTTCGCTCAGACCCAATCGGTTCAATGACAGTGTATCGTTCGATCATTGAAGCGATTGAACAGATTTACGGCGGCGATCAGGCGTATCATCCATTACATTACACGATGATGCAGGCAAGTGCCAAACCCGGTAGGCTCTGGCCTGAAGCCCGCTTGCGTGGGGGCGATGGTCGACTGGCGCAGCTACGTTATTGGGCCCAAATCTACGGTCTAAACCTGGGTGTTCGTGGTTACCGCTGGTTGCAGCGCCTGCGCGGCGAAGATCCGTGGTGGGATCGGTATCGCCAACACGTCACGGCTGCCGCTGACTACCGGAAATACGACGACGCCTTGCGCATGATCATCTCTGGTCCAGACGAGCGCCACGATCAGTTGTTGGAGCTACTGCACTCCCGATTCAGCGCCGGTGATCTGGTATTTGGTGCGCACCGCTCGCCTGAAGTAATGCTCACGTGTCTGGTGTTTGAGCGAATGGGGCGCCAGATCCATTTTGTTGACGGTGCCGATGGAGGCTTTACCCTGGCAGCGCGTGATCTCAAACAACGCCTGAGAGCTATCAACCAATCAGCCGAATTGATTAACAACCAGGGATGA